A portion of the Bacteroidales bacterium genome contains these proteins:
- a CDS encoding Xaa-Pro dipeptidyl-peptidase, translating to MKRFKKLAAIMIILAMAISLAAFKIIAQENPIVYGDKELAKPIIEDGEAQIVPEFEDSEYWIRHDLWVETEFDSDGDGKLDRMHVAVTRPRQTETEGLKLPVIYVSSPYFAGTGPGDKEYFWDVRQELHTEPPERQHFSPIEPEGQRPIISKSHVKEWVPRGFIVVHSEAPGTGLSEGCPTVGGDNEALAPKAVIDWLNGLAKGYTTPDGDETVTAYWSTGKVGMTGTSYNGTIPLAAATTGVEGLEAIIPIAPNTSYYHYYRSNGLVRHPHGYLGEDIDFLYDWIHSNPKRWEWCNCKIRDEVMLENFDRKKGDYNEFWASRDYLNDMDPMKVALFMVHAFNDWNVVPLHSYRIYKKAKEKGLPVKLYYHQGGHGGKPPLDMMNRWFTRYLLGVENNVEEEPEVWIVREKDKRDNPTPYEAYPNPQAEKVTMHLTAGAPQSGGLVTSKPAPQGKETLVDNFSFSGSNLAQAEWTDHRLLYITPTVKDSVHLSGLANIKIRLASSKPSANLSVWLVSLPWSEDKDTDITDNIITRGWADPQNRNSLTKSEPLEPGKFYKMSFDLQPDDQIIPSGQKIGLMIFSSDKDFTLWPDPGTELKIDLDNTHIELPVVGGAEAYREAIR from the coding sequence ATGAAAAGATTCAAAAAGCTGGCAGCTATAATGATCATCCTTGCGATGGCCATATCCTTAGCTGCTTTTAAAATTATTGCCCAGGAAAATCCCATTGTATATGGAGACAAGGAACTTGCCAAACCCATCATCGAGGATGGTGAAGCCCAAATAGTTCCTGAATTTGAAGATTCTGAATATTGGATTCGTCATGATCTTTGGGTGGAGACTGAATTTGACTCCGATGGTGACGGTAAGCTTGATCGCATGCATGTAGCTGTCACTCGCCCCCGGCAAACCGAAACGGAAGGATTAAAGCTTCCTGTAATTTATGTTTCAAGTCCTTACTTTGCAGGCACAGGGCCAGGAGATAAGGAATACTTCTGGGATGTAAGGCAGGAATTACATACTGAGCCTCCGGAACGCCAACATTTTTCCCCTATAGAACCAGAAGGTCAGCGCCCCATTATCTCGAAGTCCCATGTTAAAGAGTGGGTTCCCCGGGGATTCATCGTGGTACATTCAGAAGCACCAGGCACAGGGCTATCAGAAGGTTGTCCCACTGTGGGCGGAGATAATGAAGCATTAGCACCAAAGGCTGTTATTGACTGGCTTAATGGACTGGCCAAAGGATATACTACTCCTGATGGAGATGAAACGGTAACTGCTTACTGGTCTACAGGTAAAGTGGGAATGACAGGAACTTCCTATAATGGCACCATACCACTGGCAGCTGCAACAACAGGAGTTGAAGGACTTGAAGCGATCATCCCCATTGCACCAAACACCTCTTATTATCACTATTATCGTTCCAACGGTCTGGTCCGTCATCCCCACGGCTATCTAGGAGAAGACATAGACTTCCTTTATGACTGGATTCACAGCAACCCGAAAAGATGGGAATGGTGCAACTGTAAAATCAGGGATGAAGTGATGCTGGAAAACTTCGACAGAAAAAAAGGCGATTACAATGAATTCTGGGCCAGCCGGGACTATCTGAATGATATGGATCCCATGAAGGTTGCACTGTTCATGGTACATGCTTTCAACGACTGGAATGTGGTACCTCTACACAGCTATAGAATATACAAAAAAGCGAAAGAGAAAGGATTGCCCGTAAAATTATACTATCATCAGGGCGGACATGGGGGAAAGCCACCACTGGACATGATGAACAGATGGTTTACCCGTTACCTTTTGGGTGTGGAAAATAATGTGGAAGAGGAACCTGAAGTTTGGATCGTCCGCGAAAAAGATAAACGGGATAATCCGACTCCCTATGAAGCTTATCCCAATCCTCAGGCTGAAAAAGTTACTATGCACCTTACAGCAGGAGCCCCACAATCAGGAGGTTTGGTTACATCCAAACCTGCCCCTCAGGGTAAGGAAACCCTAGTGGACAATTTCTCGTTCAGTGGGTCGAATCTCGCCCAGGCAGAATGGACCGATCACAGGTTGTTGTATATCACCCCTACCGTGAAGGATTCTGTTCACCTGTCCGGTCTGGCAAACATCAAAATCAGACTGGCAAGCAGCAAACCGTCGGCCAATTTATCGGTGTGGCTGGTTTCTCTCCCATGGTCAGAGGATAAAGACACAGATATCACAGACAATATTATAACAAGGGGCTGGGCAGATCCGCAAAACCGCAATTCACTCACCAAGAGTGAACCATTAGAGCCTGGCAAATTCTATAAAATGAGTTTTGATTTACAACCTGATGACCAAATTATCCCGTCTGGGCAGAAGATTGGCTTGATGATTTTTTCCTCTGACAAGGACTTTACCCTATGGCCCGATCCGGGGACTGAGCTGAAGATTGACTTGGATAATACTCACATTGAGCTGCCGGTAGTAGGAGGAGCCGAAGCTTATCGGGAAGCCATCCGGTAA
- a CDS encoding ROK family protein — translation MNLIKERYQISRSEISKETGLTHPTVSRIVDGLVHKDQLVKYMGVGNGNVHHKNGRPPVIVQFKGEDNNIIGIDLGATYIRGCLINLNATCLSEIQIPTEINKGFDSIIEKINQIVEKFKKRKGPNAQIWGVGIGVAGLVNKDTGIIESSPDFGWTNVDLRKELEGKINLPFFYDNSTRLMALGELRFGNKQNMNNFAVINVGYGIAAGLVVEGKLVRGDSGYAGEFGHILVDSTSKVQCDCGMYGCIEALASGHRIANLGIKAFESGESDILKELSGNRSSNIDAEIVGKAAKKGDRASIQIYDEITEYLAKGIATLANLLNPEVVFIGGGISLNGKFFFDLIEKKISKYLLSSKSNLKIKASSFEEQETTMGAVSLIMDKIMNLELHAYNHENIQRQER, via the coding sequence TTGAATCTTATCAAAGAAAGGTATCAAATCAGCAGATCAGAAATCTCAAAAGAAACAGGGCTTACTCATCCGACAGTTTCAAGGATTGTGGACGGTCTGGTTCACAAGGATCAGTTGGTTAAGTATATGGGAGTAGGAAATGGCAATGTCCATCACAAGAATGGTCGTCCCCCGGTAATTGTACAATTCAAAGGAGAAGACAATAATATCATTGGCATTGACCTGGGAGCTACATACATCAGAGGATGTCTGATCAACTTAAACGCCACCTGCTTATCAGAAATACAAATACCCACAGAAATCAATAAAGGTTTTGATTCGATCATTGAAAAGATTAATCAAATCGTTGAAAAATTTAAAAAACGAAAGGGCCCAAATGCACAAATATGGGGTGTAGGAATCGGTGTAGCAGGATTAGTGAATAAGGATACAGGAATCATCGAGTCTTCCCCTGATTTCGGATGGACCAATGTGGATTTAAGAAAGGAACTGGAAGGCAAGATTAACCTACCCTTTTTCTATGACAATTCAACCCGGTTGATGGCATTGGGGGAGTTGCGGTTCGGAAACAAACAAAACATGAATAATTTTGCCGTCATCAATGTGGGGTATGGTATTGCTGCAGGATTAGTTGTTGAAGGAAAATTAGTAAGAGGCGATTCCGGATATGCCGGTGAATTTGGCCATATTCTCGTAGATTCCACATCGAAAGTACAATGTGATTGTGGAATGTATGGATGTATAGAAGCCCTAGCCTCTGGACACAGAATAGCCAATCTGGGGATCAAGGCATTTGAAAGTGGAGAATCAGATATACTGAAAGAGCTTAGCGGCAACCGTTCAAGTAACATTGACGCAGAAATTGTAGGCAAGGCAGCAAAAAAAGGAGACAGAGCATCTATACAGATATATGATGAGATAACCGAATACCTGGCTAAAGGTATAGCCACTCTCGCCAATCTACTTAATCCGGAAGTGGTTTTTATAGGAGGTGGAATTTCTCTCAACGGAAAATTCTTCTTTGACTTGATTGAAAAAAAAATATCCAAGTATTTGCTATCATCTAAATCCAACTTAAAAATTAAGGCTAGTTCCTTTGAAGAACAGGAAACCACCATGGGGGCCGTTTCACTTATCATGGACAAAATAATGAACTTAGAATTGCATGCTTATAATCATGAAAACATTCAACGACAAGAAAGATAG
- a CDS encoding aldo/keto reductase, which yields MSSVNIDTNVKPIDPSSVTQIKLPDGTLMPQAAMGTFHSDNPDLQEAMEDIIIEAIRLGYRHLDCATAYQNEEVVGRAIDKAIKKGLVNREDLFVLSKLWNKNMSREEIIPACEDSLRKLGLDYLDMYVVHWPWPNHHEPGATGDSYNENAVPYIHEMFMNEVWDQMTELKKSGKVKNIGTSNQTPKTMELLLRDTNEFNRPVYNQMELHPLFQQKEFVKYLIDNNIVPSGYMALGSPRRPGRDRFPEHQADMKHHVIQNIAKETGLTPPQICLAWAHQRENSGVGYVSMAERSEWIKNNLETATKNLLSKEHFEAIDGDGTEENPGINANNRLIWGQVFLWPEGRLLNHIRYAIWDDWQIFETRKDYDKFKKAVSDFYKVWKKTAVDLPDKY from the coding sequence ATGAGTTCAGTAAATATTGACACAAACGTTAAGCCCATCGATCCAAGCTCTGTAACACAAATTAAATTACCGGATGGAACCCTTATGCCTCAGGCTGCTATGGGGACATTTCATTCAGACAATCCTGACCTACAGGAGGCTATGGAGGATATCATTATAGAAGCAATCCGTTTGGGATACAGGCATTTGGATTGCGCCACCGCTTATCAGAACGAAGAGGTCGTTGGTCGCGCAATTGACAAAGCCATAAAGAAAGGATTGGTTAATAGAGAGGATCTTTTTGTATTGTCCAAGCTTTGGAACAAGAACATGAGCCGCGAAGAAATTATTCCTGCCTGCGAGGATTCCTTGCGTAAGCTTGGACTTGACTACCTGGATATGTATGTTGTACACTGGCCCTGGCCTAATCATCATGAACCTGGCGCTACCGGGGATTCATACAACGAAAATGCAGTTCCTTATATCCATGAAATGTTCATGAACGAGGTATGGGACCAGATGACAGAACTCAAGAAAAGCGGCAAGGTTAAGAATATTGGTACTTCAAATCAAACCCCCAAAACAATGGAGCTCTTATTGAGGGATACCAATGAATTCAACCGGCCGGTTTACAATCAGATGGAATTGCATCCCTTATTTCAGCAAAAAGAATTTGTTAAGTATCTTATAGATAATAATATAGTTCCTTCAGGATATATGGCTTTAGGTTCTCCACGCCGACCAGGAAGAGATCGTTTCCCCGAGCATCAGGCGGACATGAAGCATCATGTGATTCAGAATATTGCAAAAGAAACCGGGCTGACGCCGCCACAGATATGTCTGGCATGGGCCCATCAACGAGAAAATTCAGGAGTGGGTTATGTATCCATGGCCGAACGATCGGAATGGATCAAAAACAACCTGGAAACTGCCACCAAAAACCTGCTCAGTAAAGAACATTTTGAAGCCATTGATGGCGATGGAACAGAGGAGAATCCCGGAATAAATGCCAATAACAGATTGATCTGGGGCCAGGTTTTCCTGTGGCCTGAAGGTCGTTTATTAAATCATATTAGGTATGCAATCTGGGATGACTGGCAAATTTTTGAAACCAGAAAAGATTATGATAAATTTAAAAAGGCAGTCAGCGATTTTTATAAAGTATGGAAAAAAACTGCAGTGGATTTGCCAGATAAATATTAA
- the rbsD gene encoding D-ribose pyranase — translation MKETGIVNRDLAHVLSKQGHGDMLLVADAGFAIPEGVETIDLSLSENQPMVLDVLNEFKKFFSVEKLILAEETQQVNPTHFNKVSRAFGQDIEVETIPHAQLKELSYKVKAIVRTGDFTANGNIILVSGAGSRWYLENP, via the coding sequence ATGAAAGAAACAGGTATTGTTAACCGAGATTTGGCCCATGTGCTTTCAAAACAGGGACATGGGGATATGCTTTTGGTTGCGGATGCAGGTTTTGCGATCCCGGAGGGAGTGGAGACGATCGATCTGTCCCTTTCTGAAAATCAGCCTATGGTGTTGGATGTTTTAAATGAGTTTAAAAAGTTTTTTTCTGTGGAAAAGCTGATTCTTGCCGAGGAGACCCAACAGGTTAATCCTACCCATTTCAACAAAGTTTCACGTGCCTTTGGCCAGGATATAGAAGTAGAAACCATACCTCATGCTCAGTTAAAGGAACTCAGTTATAAAGTAAAAGCGATTGTCCGTACGGGTGACTTCACTGCCAATGGCAATATAATTCTGGTTTCAGGAGCTGGTAGTCGATGGTACCTGGAGAATCCCTGA